A genomic window from Tolypothrix sp. PCC 7910 includes:
- a CDS encoding serine/threonine-protein kinase encodes MTSLPSSNSWHGRFIGDNQRYRLDKRLAGGGMGEVFLATDTRVGQQVALKLLKDTLVASAEMRKRFEREISVCAALQSDHIVKISDCGVTEEGYPFYVMEYLRGQTLRHVLLKEKRLSVERTVSIMAQVCKGLQLAHAGVTLQREGGKNAEHIQVIHRDLKPDNIFLVPTDLGEWVKILDFGVAKIRHESSEQTNITNTFIGTFRYAAPEQIQSDENLDARADIYSLGLILYEMLSGADPFGLSENANNISEASWVLAHAYEPPKPLRSQPGCEYFSIQLEAVILKCLHKNPDNRFSTVEELSQALQMVAKSVGGHVSAEYQEEIGLHPTVPKSVVKSKTIERSPQPVVEQTRLEDTLPPTVPLYQQDQEETILRFQPVQHPGVEEPTILRPLQPTEPISGQEETILRSQPVQHPGTEEPTILRPLQPTEPNWGQEETILRSQPVQHPGADQPTILRPIQPTEPSWGQEETILRPQPVQHPGEAEENVPLPQTAIAPNQQEGTIFQIRPVTPPTPERTMFQRRPVPQPEPEATIQSRPVSAPNGEPVLHGSTIFQRRTTNSATQKPARNFWLILGVAFAVGFALVAAIYIYPQLKSTQTNEQKAN; translated from the coding sequence ATGACATCCCTACCATCATCAAACTCCTGGCATGGGCGCTTTATAGGTGATAACCAGCGATACCGTTTAGACAAACGGTTAGCTGGTGGTGGCATGGGAGAAGTATTCCTAGCAACAGATACGCGTGTAGGTCAGCAGGTAGCATTGAAGTTACTCAAAGATACGCTAGTAGCTTCAGCCGAGATGAGAAAGCGCTTTGAGCGAGAAATATCCGTGTGTGCAGCGCTGCAAAGTGACCACATCGTTAAAATCAGTGATTGTGGAGTCACAGAAGAAGGCTATCCATTCTATGTGATGGAGTATCTGCGTGGGCAAACCTTGCGCCATGTGTTACTCAAAGAAAAGCGGTTATCTGTTGAGCGAACTGTGAGTATTATGGCTCAAGTTTGTAAGGGACTACAGCTAGCTCATGCGGGAGTGACTTTACAACGGGAAGGTGGCAAAAACGCCGAGCATATTCAAGTTATCCATCGGGATTTAAAACCCGATAATATCTTTCTTGTACCCACAGATTTGGGAGAGTGGGTAAAGATTCTAGATTTTGGGGTGGCGAAAATTCGTCATGAATCTTCAGAACAAACCAATATCACAAATACATTTATTGGTACATTCCGCTACGCTGCGCCAGAACAGATCCAAAGTGATGAAAACCTAGATGCGCGGGCAGATATTTACAGCTTGGGACTGATCCTCTATGAAATGTTGAGTGGTGCAGATCCCTTTGGTTTAAGCGAAAATGCGAATAATATTAGCGAAGCTTCCTGGGTATTAGCTCATGCTTATGAGCCACCAAAACCATTGCGATCGCAACCTGGTTGTGAGTATTTTTCTATACAGCTAGAAGCTGTCATTCTCAAGTGTTTGCACAAAAATCCTGATAATCGCTTTAGTACTGTTGAAGAACTCAGTCAGGCTTTACAAATGGTTGCTAAATCAGTAGGGGGCCATGTGAGTGCCGAGTATCAAGAAGAGATTGGGCTACATCCCACTGTACCGAAATCAGTCGTCAAGTCCAAAACAATTGAGCGATCGCCACAGCCTGTTGTAGAACAAACTCGACTAGAGGATACTCTACCTCCGACTGTGCCTTTGTATCAGCAAGACCAAGAAGAAACGATTCTGCGCTTTCAACCTGTGCAACATCCCGGTGTAGAGGAACCAACTATTCTGCGTCCTTTGCAACCTACAGAACCAATCTCGGGACAAGAAGAAACGATTCTGCGATCGCAACCTGTGCAACATCCGGGTACAGAAGAACCGACAATTCTGCGTCCTTTGCAACCCACAGAACCAAACTGGGGACAAGAAGAAACAATTCTGCGATCGCAACCTGTACAGCATCCCGGTGCAGATCAACCAACAATTCTGCGTCCCATACAGCCAACAGAACCAAGCTGGGGACAAGAAGAAACGATTTTGCGCCCGCAACCTGTGCAGCATCCAGGTGAAGCAGAGGAAAACGTTCCTTTGCCACAAACAGCGATCGCGCCAAATCAACAAGAAGGAACAATTTTTCAAATACGGCCTGTAACCCCGCCTACGCCAGAGCGGACAATGTTTCAACGCCGTCCTGTACCCCAGCCTGAACCAGAAGCGACAATTCAATCCCGTCCTGTATCTGCCCCTAATGGCGAACCAGTGCTACATGGCAGTACAATTTTTCAACGCCGCACCACTAATTCAGCCACACAGAAACCTGCTCGCAATTTTTGGTTAATTTTAGGAGTGGCTTTTGCTGTTGGGTTTGCTTTGGTGGCTGCTATTTATATATACCCGCAATTGAAATCTACTCAAACCAACGAGCAGAAGGCTAATTAG
- a CDS encoding DEAD/DEAH box helicase, protein MAILHGVWLNRKQNSCLFIWGETWRSVQDNSDGNVGFEIPSNPLAMAPQELSEWLRSRSVAFGDSQNLTIPHIIPETQVAVSAGKKRQSATFTEVKLPSESQIIALPTQIGRNSVFPLHSGVLETPVISSSAKDSQQYLHPWRVEGFCLNPSAAMKFLASLPLNSISGNDAFLGGDLRFWSQVARWSLDLISRCKFLPNLSKETDSFVASWQVLLDSAVDGTRLEKFSQLMPLACRTYQIGNGEINQSQIYIDLPLQPQELLLGFLNSTIDAQVREMISSQPLVENRVMASLPAGVRQWLQSLTSESSTVSADAIGVDRLQAAMNAWTMPLQYQLTYKSLFRACFELRSPEDGESEWKLVYYLQAADDPEFLVDAATIWQHPVEQLVYQNRTIEQPQETFLRGLGLASRLYPAIAPSLESEYPDSFSLNPIQAYEFIKSVAWRLEDSGLGVVLPPSLANREGWANRLGLKITAETPNQKQGRLGLQSLLNFQWKLAIGGQTISKAQFDRLVALNSPLVEINGEWVELRPQDIKTAQAFFASRKEKMSLSLEDALRLSTGDTQAIEKLPVVSFEASGALQELIGALTNNQAIAPLPTPANFKGELRPYQQRGAAWLAFLERWGLGACLADDMGLGKTVQFIAFLLHLKEQDALEKPTLLVCPTSVLGNWEREVKKFAPTLKILQYHGDKRPKGKAFIDAVKKYNLVVTSYSLIHRDLKSLQSVEWQAIVLDEAQNVKNADAKQSQAVRQLEAAFRIALTGTPVENRLQELWSILDFLNPGYLGNKQFFQRRFAMPIEKYGDSASLNQLRSLVQPFILRRLKTDRDIIQDLPEKQEMTVFCGLTPEQATLYQKVVEESLAEIDTATGLQRRGMILALLIKLKQVCNHPAQYLKEASLDKYHSGKLQRLDEMLEEALAEGDRALIFTQFAEWGKLLKPHLEKQLGREIFFLYGSTSKKQREEMIDRFQHDPQGPPIMILSLKAGGVGLNLTRANHVFHFDRWWNPAVENQATDRVFRIGQTRNVQVHKFVCTGTLEEKIHDMIESKKQLAEQVVGAGEDWLTELDTDQLRNLLLLDRSSVIEEDAE, encoded by the coding sequence ATGGCGATTTTACACGGTGTCTGGTTAAACAGAAAGCAAAATAGTTGTTTATTTATTTGGGGAGAAACTTGGCGTTCTGTACAGGATAATTCTGATGGTAATGTTGGTTTTGAGATTCCATCAAATCCCCTGGCAATGGCACCACAGGAGTTAAGTGAGTGGTTGCGTTCGCGTAGCGTCGCCTTTGGCGATTCACAGAATCTGACAATTCCCCATATCATTCCAGAAACCCAGGTGGCTGTTAGTGCTGGGAAAAAACGTCAAAGCGCAACTTTTACGGAAGTAAAATTACCCAGCGAATCCCAAATCATTGCTTTACCAACTCAAATTGGTAGAAACAGCGTTTTTCCTCTACATTCTGGGGTTTTGGAAACCCCAGTAATATCTTCATCGGCAAAAGACTCACAGCAATATCTTCACCCTTGGCGAGTTGAGGGTTTTTGTCTAAACCCTAGCGCAGCTATGAAATTTCTGGCTTCTCTCCCCTTAAATAGTATTAGCGGCAATGATGCCTTTTTAGGTGGAGATTTACGCTTTTGGTCGCAAGTAGCCAGATGGAGTTTAGATTTAATTTCTAGATGTAAATTTCTCCCTAATCTTTCTAAAGAAACTGATAGTTTTGTGGCTAGCTGGCAAGTACTTTTAGATAGTGCTGTAGATGGCACAAGGTTAGAGAAATTTTCGCAGTTAATGCCCTTAGCTTGTCGGACATATCAAATAGGAAATGGGGAAATAAATCAATCTCAAATATATATAGATTTACCATTACAGCCGCAAGAATTACTATTAGGATTTCTCAATAGTACGATTGATGCCCAAGTGCGAGAAATGATTAGTTCTCAACCCTTAGTGGAAAATAGGGTGATGGCATCTTTACCTGCGGGAGTGCGCCAGTGGTTGCAAAGCTTAACGAGTGAATCGTCAACAGTTAGTGCAGATGCAATTGGTGTGGATAGGCTACAAGCAGCAATGAATGCTTGGACGATGCCGCTACAATACCAATTAACTTATAAAAGTTTGTTTCGCGCCTGCTTTGAACTGCGATCGCCAGAGGATGGAGAGTCAGAATGGAAATTGGTATATTATCTACAAGCTGCCGATGATCCAGAATTTTTAGTAGATGCAGCAACGATTTGGCAGCATCCAGTTGAGCAATTAGTCTATCAAAATCGCACCATTGAACAACCCCAAGAAACTTTTCTGCGGGGTTTAGGGTTAGCTTCGCGATTATATCCCGCGATCGCACCTAGTTTGGAAAGTGAATATCCGGATTCATTTAGCCTTAACCCTATTCAGGCTTATGAATTTATTAAGTCTGTAGCTTGGAGATTGGAAGATAGCGGGTTAGGAGTAGTTTTACCGCCTAGCTTGGCGAACCGCGAAGGATGGGCGAACCGTTTGGGTTTAAAAATTACGGCTGAAACACCCAATCAAAAGCAAGGACGCTTAGGATTGCAGAGTTTACTGAATTTTCAATGGAAATTAGCGATTGGCGGACAAACGATTTCTAAAGCACAATTTGATAGGTTAGTAGCATTAAATAGCCCACTTGTAGAAATTAACGGTGAGTGGGTGGAGTTACGTCCCCAAGATATTAAGACAGCTCAAGCATTTTTTGCTTCCCGAAAAGAAAAAATGTCCCTGTCCTTAGAAGATGCTTTGCGGTTGAGTACAGGGGATACCCAAGCGATTGAAAAATTACCAGTAGTTAGTTTTGAAGCATCTGGCGCATTGCAAGAATTAATTGGGGCGCTGACAAACAATCAGGCGATCGCACCTTTACCCACACCTGCTAACTTTAAAGGAGAGTTGCGACCTTATCAACAACGAGGTGCTGCTTGGCTAGCCTTCCTCGAACGCTGGGGTTTAGGTGCTTGTCTCGCGGACGACATGGGTTTAGGAAAAACCGTGCAGTTCATTGCTTTTCTATTACACCTCAAAGAACAAGATGCATTAGAAAAACCCACTCTCTTAGTTTGTCCAACTTCTGTATTAGGTAACTGGGAACGAGAAGTTAAAAAATTTGCTCCCACACTCAAAATTTTACAATATCACGGTGATAAACGCCCCAAAGGTAAGGCGTTTATAGATGCAGTGAAAAAGTACAATTTAGTCGTCACTAGTTACTCACTAATTCACCGAGATTTGAAATCATTGCAGAGTGTTGAGTGGCAAGCCATAGTATTAGATGAAGCTCAGAATGTGAAAAATGCTGATGCCAAGCAATCCCAAGCAGTTAGACAATTAGAAGCGGCATTTCGCATTGCTTTGACTGGTACACCAGTAGAAAATAGATTGCAAGAACTTTGGTCTATTTTAGACTTTCTTAATCCTGGTTATTTGGGGAATAAACAGTTCTTTCAACGCAGGTTTGCTATGCCAATTGAAAAGTATGGCGATTCTGCTTCATTAAATCAATTACGTTCCTTAGTACAACCGTTTATTCTGCGGCGACTGAAAACAGATCGTGATATCATTCAAGACTTGCCCGAAAAGCAAGAAATGACGGTATTTTGCGGGCTAACTCCCGAACAAGCAACGCTTTATCAAAAAGTGGTAGAAGAATCTTTAGCGGAAATTGATACCGCCACAGGATTGCAACGCCGAGGAATGATTTTAGCTTTATTAATTAAGCTCAAACAAGTCTGCAATCATCCAGCCCAATATTTAAAAGAAGCCAGCTTAGACAAATATCATTCTGGCAAACTTCAGCGCTTGGATGAAATGTTAGAAGAAGCTTTAGCAGAAGGCGATCGCGCTTTAATTTTTACCCAATTTGCCGAATGGGGCAAATTACTCAAACCCCATTTAGAAAAACAGCTAGGACGCGAAATATTTTTCTTGTACGGTAGCACTAGTAAAAAACAACGTGAGGAAATGATTGACCGTTTCCAACACGACCCCCAAGGGCCACCAATTATGATTCTCTCCTTAAAAGCTGGGGGTGTAGGTTTAAATTTAACCAGGGCAAATCATGTCTTTCACTTTGATAGATGGTGGAACCCAGCAGTTGAAAATCAAGCCACAGACCGAGTATTTCGGATTGGTCAAACTCGCAATGTTCAAGTACATAAATTTGTTTGTACTGGCACATTAGAAGAAAAAATTCACGACATGATTGAAAGTAAAAAACAACTTGCAGAACAAGTTGTAGGTGCTGGAGAAGATTGGCTAACTGAATTAGATACAGACCAACTTCGCAATTTACTTTTACTAGATCGCAGTTCTGTAATTGAAGAAGATGCCGAATAA
- the ntcA gene encoding global nitrogen regulator NtcA translates to MIVTQDKALANVFRQMATGAFPPVVETFERNKTIFFPGDPAERVYFLLKGAVKLSRVYEAGEEITVALLRENSVFGVLSLLTGNKSDRFYHAVAFTPVELLSAPIEQVEQALKENPELSMLMLRGLSSRILQTEMMIETLAHRDMGSRLVSFLLILCRDFGVPCADGITIDLKLSHQAIAEAIGSTRVTVTRLLGDLREKKMISIHKKKITVHKPVTLSRQFT, encoded by the coding sequence ATGATCGTGACACAAGATAAAGCCCTAGCAAATGTTTTTCGTCAGATGGCAACGGGAGCGTTTCCTCCAGTTGTAGAAACGTTTGAACGCAATAAAACGATCTTTTTTCCTGGCGATCCTGCTGAACGAGTTTATTTTCTTTTGAAAGGCGCTGTAAAGCTTTCCAGGGTGTATGAGGCAGGAGAAGAAATAACGGTAGCGTTGCTACGGGAAAATAGCGTTTTTGGTGTGTTGTCATTGCTGACAGGAAACAAATCGGATAGGTTTTACCATGCCGTTGCATTTACCCCTGTAGAATTATTGTCAGCTCCTATTGAACAAGTGGAGCAGGCACTCAAGGAAAATCCAGAATTATCAATGTTAATGCTGCGAGGTCTTTCTTCGCGAATTTTACAAACAGAGATGATGATTGAAACCCTCGCGCACCGAGATATGGGTTCAAGGTTAGTGAGTTTTTTATTAATTCTCTGTCGAGATTTTGGTGTTCCTTGTGCAGATGGGATCACAATTGATCTGAAGCTATCTCATCAAGCGATCGCAGAAGCAATCGGTTCTACTCGTGTTACCGTCACCAGGTTACTTGGCGATTTACGTGAAAAAAAGATGATTTCTATCCACAAAAAGAAGATTACTGTGCATAAACCTGTGACTTTAAGTAGGCAATTTACTTAA
- a CDS encoding GNAT family N-acetyltransferase, with protein sequence MQFPLKQVIKTGIKVELDYMHPQEQEEVRALLNLVITEGKTYPQKQPLSPAEFAAYWLSQDAFVVRATEQSSTQKPKDILGAFYLKPNFPGRCSHICNAGFIVQPQLRGQGIGRFMGEAMLAIATSLGYEAVMFNLVFETNIPSITLWQTLGFEIIGRIPQAAKLADGQVVDALMMYRALC encoded by the coding sequence ATGCAATTTCCCCTGAAGCAAGTTATAAAAACTGGCATTAAGGTAGAACTAGATTATATGCATCCGCAAGAACAGGAAGAAGTAAGAGCATTATTAAATCTAGTAATTACTGAAGGTAAAACCTATCCTCAAAAACAACCCCTTTCTCCAGCAGAATTTGCGGCTTATTGGTTGAGTCAGGATGCCTTTGTTGTGAGGGCAACTGAGCAGAGTAGTACACAAAAACCCAAAGATATATTAGGGGCTTTTTATCTAAAACCAAACTTTCCCGGCCGATGTAGCCATATTTGCAACGCTGGTTTTATTGTACAACCACAATTGCGGGGTCAGGGCATAGGGCGGTTTATGGGAGAGGCGATGCTAGCGATCGCAACTAGCCTGGGCTACGAGGCAGTGATGTTTAATTTGGTCTTTGAAACTAATATACCGTCAATTACCCTGTGGCAGACATTGGGATTTGAGATTATTGGGCGTATTCCCCAAGCAGCTAAGTTAGCTGATGGACAAGTAGTAGACGCACTGATGATGTATCGTGCTTTATGTTGA
- a CDS encoding polyribonucleotide nucleotidyltransferase, which yields MTEVDKSISFDGRDIRLKVGLLAPQAGGSVLIQSGDTAVLVTATRSQAREGIDFLPLTVDYEERLYAAGRIPGGIMRREGRPPEKTILTSRLIDRPLRPLFPSWLRDDLQIVALTLSMDEQVPPDVLAVTGASIATLIAQIPFNGPMAAVRVGLVGDDFVINPTYAEIEAGDLDLIVAGSPDGVIMVEAGANQLPERDIIEAIDFGYEAVRDLIKAQQDLVAELGLQIVQASPPEVDQTLDKFISDRASEEIKKILAQFELTKPERDAALDVVKENIANAIAELSEEDPVRLATAANSKALGNTFKEITKHFMRRQIIEDNVRVDGRKLDEVRPVSCLVDVLPKRVHGSGLFNRGLTQVLSACTLGTPGDAQNLNDDLQTDQSKRYLHHYNFPPFSVGETKPMRAPGRREIGHGALAERAMLPVLPPKEQFPYVIRVVSEVLSSNGSTSMGSVCGSTLALMDAGVPIIKPVSGAAMGLIKEGDEVRVLTDIQGIEDFLGDMDFKVAGTDTGITALQMDMKISGLSLEIIAQAVHQAKSARLHILDKMLQTIDKPRIETSPYAPRLLTIKIDPDMIGLVIGPGGKTIKGITEETGAKVDIEDDGTVTISAVDESKAKKARNIIQGMTRKLHEGDVYVGRVTRIIPIGAFVEFLPGKEGMIHISQLADYRVGKVEDEVAVGDEVIVKVREIDNKGRINLTRLGIHPDQAAAAREAAAVNR from the coding sequence ATGACAGAAGTTGATAAGTCAATATCCTTTGACGGACGGGATATTCGACTGAAGGTTGGCCTACTAGCTCCCCAGGCTGGTGGGTCGGTTTTGATACAATCAGGGGATACAGCTGTTTTGGTAACAGCTACGCGATCACAAGCCAGAGAAGGCATTGATTTTCTTCCCCTCACAGTAGATTACGAAGAAAGACTATATGCTGCGGGTAGGATTCCCGGCGGGATCATGCGGCGTGAAGGTCGTCCTCCAGAAAAAACAATTCTTACTAGCCGTCTGATAGACCGTCCCCTGCGTCCGCTGTTCCCTTCATGGTTGCGCGATGACTTGCAAATTGTCGCGTTGACATTGTCAATGGATGAGCAAGTACCACCCGATGTGTTAGCTGTTACAGGTGCTTCTATTGCTACCCTCATTGCCCAAATTCCATTTAATGGGCCAATGGCAGCAGTTAGGGTGGGTTTAGTAGGTGATGATTTTGTCATTAACCCAACCTACGCAGAAATTGAAGCTGGAGACTTGGATCTGATAGTAGCAGGTTCACCAGATGGGGTAATCATGGTAGAGGCGGGAGCCAACCAGTTACCAGAGCGAGATATCATTGAAGCGATTGATTTTGGCTACGAAGCTGTGCGGGATTTAATCAAAGCGCAACAAGATTTAGTTGCAGAACTAGGTCTACAAATTGTGCAAGCAAGTCCCCCAGAAGTAGACCAAACTTTAGACAAATTCATTAGCGATCGCGCCAGTGAAGAGATTAAGAAAATTCTCGCGCAATTTGAACTGACTAAGCCAGAGCGCGATGCAGCTTTGGATGTAGTTAAAGAAAATATTGCCAATGCGATCGCAGAATTGTCTGAAGAAGACCCAGTTCGCCTTGCTACAGCCGCCAATAGCAAAGCCCTAGGTAACACCTTCAAGGAAATTACCAAACACTTCATGCGCCGTCAAATCATCGAAGACAACGTCCGCGTTGATGGTCGGAAACTCGATGAAGTGCGTCCTGTTTCTTGTTTAGTTGATGTTTTACCGAAGCGCGTTCACGGTAGCGGTTTGTTTAATCGCGGACTCACCCAAGTCTTATCCGCCTGTACCCTCGGTACTCCCGGAGATGCCCAAAACCTCAACGATGACCTGCAAACAGACCAATCTAAACGCTACCTACACCATTACAACTTCCCACCCTTCTCTGTTGGAGAAACTAAGCCGATGCGCGCCCCAGGACGGCGGGAAATCGGTCACGGGGCACTAGCAGAGCGAGCGATGTTACCAGTGCTACCACCAAAAGAACAATTCCCTTACGTGATTCGCGTGGTATCGGAAGTACTTTCTTCCAACGGTTCCACCTCGATGGGTTCAGTTTGTGGTTCCACCCTAGCGTTAATGGATGCTGGTGTGCCAATTATCAAGCCTGTCAGCGGTGCAGCGATGGGTCTAATCAAAGAAGGTGATGAAGTCCGCGTTCTCACTGATATCCAGGGCATTGAAGACTTTTTAGGCGATATGGACTTTAAAGTCGCTGGTACGGATACGGGAATTACTGCCTTACAAATGGACATGAAAATTTCCGGTCTGTCATTGGAAATTATTGCCCAAGCAGTCCACCAAGCGAAGTCAGCCCGCTTGCACATTTTAGACAAAATGCTGCAAACCATCGACAAACCACGCATAGAAACCTCACCTTATGCGCCACGTCTGTTGACCATCAAGATTGATCCCGACATGATTGGTCTGGTGATTGGGCCTGGAGGCAAGACCATTAAAGGTATCACAGAGGAAACAGGTGCAAAAGTTGATATCGAAGATGATGGCACCGTGACGATTTCTGCTGTGGATGAAAGTAAGGCGAAGAAAGCTAGAAACATCATCCAAGGCATGACCCGTAAATTGCACGAAGGTGATGTTTATGTGGGACGAGTCACGCGCATTATACCTATTGGTGCTTTTGTGGAATTTCTGCCTGGAAAAGAAGGCATGATCCACATTTCCCAACTAGCTGACTACCGCGTTGGCAAAGTTGAAGATGAAGTGGCTGTAGGCGATGAAGTGATTGTCAAAGTGCGCGAAATTGACAACAAAGGTCGGATCAACCTTACACGTTTAGGTATCCATCCTGACCAAGCAGCTGCAGCGCGGGAAGCAGCAGCAGTAAATCGGTAA
- a CDS encoding DUF3084 domain-containing protein, translating into MTTGYILIAAILILGGVLATVGDRIGTRVGKARLSLFKLRPKNTAVLVTIFTGTLISASTLAILFAADEGLRKGVFELEDIQKDLRQKREQLKTAETQKSQVEGELNQARKEQAQARQDLQVINQSLQAANAKQQVTQAQLNRTQKQQAQTQNQLQRTQSQLGQVVAQYQKAISELQSVEDEKKSLLAEIEQRKIERQRLYAEAKKAIDEAKTAIVKRDRELANRQEAIEQRDQKIARLDKLIQQRNQEVAAREEVIAKRESLLKDLEKQQNYLEQEVARLEKYYQSYRDLRLGKLALVRGQVLAAAVVQVTQPTAARQAITQLLQEANQNAILELAEPGTNTLNNVEILHVTPDRIEQLIKQINDGREYVIRIFSAGNYVRGEKQIEFFADSARNQLVFSGGQILASTTADPKTMTSYQLRQRLDLLISASQFRARNAGIIENVQIDGTFLRFVSLLRQSDQPLEIKAIAAEDTFTAGPLRVKLVAVINGQVIFST; encoded by the coding sequence ATGACCACTGGGTACATCCTCATTGCAGCAATTTTAATTCTAGGGGGCGTACTTGCCACCGTGGGCGATCGCATCGGCACACGAGTTGGCAAGGCGCGTCTTTCTCTGTTTAAGTTACGTCCGAAAAATACGGCAGTATTAGTAACTATTTTTACTGGCACTTTAATTTCAGCATCCACTCTCGCAATTTTATTTGCTGCTGATGAAGGATTACGCAAAGGGGTGTTTGAGTTAGAGGATATTCAAAAAGACCTCAGACAAAAGCGCGAACAACTTAAAACTGCGGAAACCCAGAAAAGTCAAGTAGAAGGGGAACTAAACCAAGCAAGGAAAGAACAGGCCCAAGCTAGGCAAGACTTACAGGTAATTAATCAGTCCTTGCAGGCAGCGAATGCCAAACAACAGGTAACCCAAGCTCAACTTAACCGCACTCAAAAGCAACAAGCACAAACCCAAAATCAGTTGCAACGCACTCAAAGCCAATTAGGCCAAGTCGTAGCACAATATCAAAAAGCAATCTCAGAACTGCAAAGCGTTGAGGATGAGAAAAAGAGTCTATTAGCGGAAATTGAGCAACGCAAAATAGAACGCCAAAGACTGTATGCTGAAGCCAAGAAAGCCATTGATGAAGCGAAAACAGCAATTGTCAAACGCGATCGCGAATTAGCCAACAGACAAGAGGCGATTGAACAACGGGATCAAAAAATTGCCCGATTGGATAAACTCATTCAACAACGCAATCAAGAAGTTGCAGCCCGCGAGGAAGTGATTGCTAAACGGGAATCTCTCCTAAAAGACTTAGAAAAGCAACAGAACTATCTAGAACAAGAAGTAGCCAGGCTGGAAAAATATTATCAGTCATATCGTGACCTGCGTTTAGGAAAGCTAGCTTTAGTACGGGGTCAAGTTTTGGCGGCGGCTGTAGTTCAAGTCACTCAACCGACGGCAGCGCGTCAAGCAATCACTCAACTGCTCCAGGAAGCCAATCAGAATGCTATCCTCGAATTAGCTGAACCTGGGACAAATACCTTAAATAATGTAGAAATCCTGCATGTTACCCCGGATCGCATCGAGCAATTGATCAAGCAGATAAATGATGGTCGAGAATATGTCATTCGGATTTTCTCTGCTGGTAATTACGTCAGGGGAGAAAAGCAGATAGAATTCTTTGCTGATTCAGCACGAAACCAGCTTGTCTTTTCTGGAGGGCAGATACTAGCCAGTACTACTGCCGATCCCAAGACGATGACATCCTATCAACTCAGGCAAAGGTTGGATCTCCTGATTTCTGCTTCACAATTTCGCGCCCGAAATGCTGGCATCATTGAAAATGTTCAAATCGATGGTACTTTTCTACGCTTTGTTTCCCTACTTAGGCAATCCGACCAACCATTAGAGATTAAAGCGATCGCGGCTGAGGACACTTTCACCGCTGGGCCGCTGAGAGTCAAACTAGTGGCAGTGATTAACGGCCAGGTTATTTTTAGCACCTAA
- a CDS encoding DUF3146 family protein, protein MSAKRLPETIAHVKITRQSWQHGFLEGEVSAGEYEWQFQWHFRRGELSVKPSQGRALIKEPLGRFLEKQDYQLEPGGDYAFTIRAEL, encoded by the coding sequence GTGAGTGCTAAACGTCTGCCAGAAACCATCGCCCATGTCAAAATAACCCGCCAATCTTGGCAACACGGCTTCCTTGAGGGCGAAGTAAGTGCGGGTGAGTATGAATGGCAGTTCCAATGGCATTTTCGCCGGGGAGAACTGTCTGTAAAGCCTTCTCAAGGTCGGGCCTTAATTAAAGAACCTTTAGGCCGTTTCTTAGAAAAACAAGATTATCAGTTAGAGCCTGGAGGAGACTATGCTTTTACTATTCGAGCTGAACTGTAA
- a CDS encoding pre-16S rRNA-processing nuclease YqgF, whose translation MNLREFSPTQPVILGFDPGRDKCGLAVIGLDRQLHYHQVVPANAAIATIETLRQKYPISLIVMGDQTTAKQWKQRLQKELVEQLNIILVDERYTTLEARDRYWQMYPPKGLTKLLPQGMRQPPRPIDDIVAILLIERYLNRLAESVSS comes from the coding sequence ATGAATCTCCGTGAATTCTCACCGACACAACCAGTCATTTTAGGCTTTGATCCCGGTCGAGATAAGTGTGGATTAGCAGTGATCGGACTAGATCGGCAACTACATTATCACCAAGTTGTACCCGCAAATGCAGCAATCGCGACCATTGAAACCCTACGTCAAAAGTACCCTATTTCCTTGATAGTAATGGGTGACCAAACTACAGCCAAGCAGTGGAAACAGCGGCTGCAAAAAGAATTAGTAGAACAGTTGAATATTATTTTGGTAGATGAACGCTATACCACTTTAGAAGCACGCGATCGCTATTGGCAAATGTACCCACCTAAAGGGCTGACTAAGCTGTTACCGCAAGGTATGCGACAACCACCACGCCCCATAGATGATATTGTTGCCATTCTTTTAATTGAAAGATACTTAAATCGCCTAGCAGAATCAGTTAGCAGCTAA